The following are from one region of the Littorina saxatilis isolate snail1 linkage group LG2, US_GU_Lsax_2.0, whole genome shotgun sequence genome:
- the LOC138959072 gene encoding uncharacterized protein, translated as MPVFKIWNADRSVKKAVIAETLQQLITKGASKLNIDGTELSVVLEEDGTVIDDDEVLQELGDKVFLLLETGQAWTSHQMTLVVQDQSSFEDFGPASTSTPNGLATASDILDVERTCFTVKSESDASANDIGVLEQLRRAPLPTFSSEIMPYLRGERKSILGVWKDVVAEAANYYLHNLPEFKTSDCYGVIGRKMYRAYPVIGLSGINPWTCFSTNLSQKMRHLRFHHKAKSQLPRSSGAATHHKATKRQRLDFSLSSQTQMDNANSDEDLKRHQEELQKEWNKPNGSINKDHVKQLLKETRQIRLAYLRENQSNGGYAFLFRDFPCFRLDSYILHEFSLMNGLGKHQAYCEGMAKCVISIMGLMGSMDVASYNDAKYRDILENPTQVTIDVIKYLEKRLKMKKSIIEELKVRGFTSILFCRNKPISI; from the exons ATGCCAGTGTTCAAAATTTGGAATGCCGACCGGAGTGTGAAGAAAGCTGTCATTGCTGAGACGTTGCAACAATTGATCACAAAAG GGGCCTCCAAACTAAATATTGACGGCACAGAGTTATCTGTTGTCCTGGAGGAAGACGGCACCGTCATTGACGATGACGAGGTGCTACAGGAGTTAGGGGACAAAGTGTTCCTGTTGCTGGAGACGGGGCAGGCATGGACTTCCCATCAAATGACCTTGGTGGTGCAAGACCAATCGTCGTTTGAAGATTTTGGGCCAGCGTCGACTTCAACGCCAAATGGACTTGCCACTGCCAGTGACATTTTGGATGTTGAAAGAACCTGTTTCACTGTTAAAAGTGAAAGTGATGCATCTGCCAATGATATTG GTGTTCTTGAACAACTCCGCAGAGCACCCTTGCCAACCTTCAGCTCCGAGATAATGCCCTATCTGAGAGGTGAAAGAAAAAGCATCCTAGGAGTCTGGAAGGATGTTGTAGCAGAAGCGGCCAATTACTACCTCCATAATCTGCCGGAATTCAAAACATCCGACTGCTATGGCGTGATTGGCCGCAAAATGTACCGTGCCTATCCCGTCATTGGGCTTTCTGGTATTAACCCTTGG ACCTGCTTCTCAACGAACCTGAGTCAGAAGATGCGACACCTGCGATTTCATCACAAAGCAAAGAGCCAACTGCCACGATCATCAGGTGCGGCGACTCATCACAAGGCCACCAAGAGACAAAGGCTCGACTTCTCCTTGAGCTCCCAAACACAGATGGACAACGCCAACTCAGATGAGGACTTGAAGAGACACCAGGAGGAGTTACAGAAAGAATGGAACAAACCGAATGGGTCCATAAACAAAGACCACGTGAAGCAACTCCTCAAGGAAACTCGCCAGATCCGTTTAGCCTACTTGAGGGAGAACCAGAGCAATGGAGGCTACGCCTTTCTCTTCCGTGACTTTCCTTGCTTCCGCCTAGATTCTTAC ATCCTGCATGAATTCAGCCTCATGAATGGACTTGGGAAGCATCAGGCCTACTGCGAGGGGATGGCGAAGTGCGTCATTTCCATCATGGGCCTGATGGGGAGTATGGATGTAGCCTCGTACAACGATGCAAAATACCGTGACATATTA GAAAACCCTACACAAGTCACAATTGACGTCATCAAGTACCTGGAGAAGCGGCTCAAAATGAAAAAGAGCATTATTGAAGAACTGAAGGTAAGAGGTTTTACAAGCattttgttttgcagaaataaaCCTATTTCCATATGA